DNA from Nocardioides seonyuensis:
CCTGGCGAGCGCGCCGCCGAAGATGCGTCGCTGCTCGCTGGCGGCCGACCGCTGGAAGACGAACGCCGGTCGCATCCGTACGACGTCGATGTCGGGGTTCTCGGCCTCGAAGGTGTCGAGCACCCGCTCGACGTAGGCCTTCTCACGACAGTACGCCGCCTCCGAGGCGCCGTCGGTGTGCCAGTCCTCGCGCACGGGCTCGTCGTGCACGACGGGCGAGTAGGCGGCGATCGAGGAGGACACGATGACCTTCCCGATGCCTGCCCGCGCCGCGGCGCCGAGCACCCGCCGGCTCCCCACGGCGTTGGTCGTCCACGTCACCTGAGGTTCGTGCGTCGGCTGGAACTTCCATGCCAGGTGCACCAGCGCGTCGCACTTCGCGAGCAGGTCGGTGAGGTCGTCGAGCCCGACGTCGGCGCTGACCCAGCGGACCGAGGGGTCCGGGTCGGGCGGCTGGCCGGGATTGCGGCGCGCGACCGCGACCACCTCGTGCTCGCCCCCGCT
Protein-coding regions in this window:
- a CDS encoding NAD-dependent epimerase/dehydratase family protein, whose product is MRVAVTGASGNIGSAVLRELTSGGEHEVVAVARRNPGQPPDPDPSVRWVSADVGLDDLTDLLAKCDALVHLAWKFQPTHEPQVTWTTNAVGSRRVLGAAARAGIGKVIVSSSIAAYSPVVHDEPVREDWHTDGASEAAYCREKAYVERVLDTFEAENPDIDVVRMRPAFVFQRSAASEQRRIFGGALARPSLLDRRRIPVLPVPAGLRFQAVHSGDVARAVAAMLRSGARGAFNLAAEGVLGRHELGELMGARTFEVSPTLTRHALDAAWHARVLPVPGSLFAALQMLPLMDSTRARTELGWTPRHDAASAVEAVLLGMPERAGSQMPPLHP